One Aegilops tauschii subsp. strangulata cultivar AL8/78 chromosome 2, Aet v6.0, whole genome shotgun sequence genomic window, CAAACTATCGTCAGATCCGTCAACTCTCCCCCGCGTGAAGGCCCACCACCCAACGCTGTCGCGTATGTATTTCCCAACAGTGCTCGATTTTCTGACGGACCGCATGCGTACGTACAGAACTATGGCACAGATCGAGAAGCGACAACCAACGACCTAGATAACGAGCTCACGTGAGCTCGCGCTCAGTTACTCCACGTCCCGGACAGTAACCTTATTTATCAAGGATTAACATAGAGCTTCCGTTGGTGCTTCCAAttagtgtgtgtgtgtctatatatatatatatatatatatatatatatatatatatatatagagagagagagagagagagagagagacgggtATAATAAGTAGTTCGTATGGCACACATACTTTCACAAGTTAAAAAAAACTTTCAcaacaaataaacaaaaaataTGGTGCGGAACTAATAATAATGAATTTACGCAAACTATTGCACCGCATATACCTATGACATCGATATGCAGTTTTATTTTTCGTGGCTCATTGCATGCATTGAAGGCATGCAGATTTATTTGGCACGTAAGTAACTTCGTTTTATGCATCTTCATGCATGTCCTTGTTGTAGATTGGCTTCCTTGGCTACTCCATATCATTCATTGAGATGCAGTAGACGCATTGTTTGAAGGCCTCGACGTTGCACTGAAACACCGGCACGAAGGCATCCACACTACCGTCGCCGATGTAGGATGGCATGAGGAAGATGAGCCCCTCTGCCGGGAAGTAGGACGGCATCACGTACGAAGGCGTCCCCGTGCCGAAGTCCAGGTCGTAGAACGGGAAGGTGAGCCAGCTGTGCACCTCCAGGTCCGGGCACAGCACTTCTCTCAGGTTCAACGCGGCGCTTGGTGCGAGTCCTTCCTCTTCGACGGTGCCGGAGCTCGCGAAGTCCACGAATGACCGGAAGTAGTCGGCGTCAGCCACCCTCGCCACCTCGTTGTGAATGACCTGCGCCGCATGCTTCAGCGGCCGGTTCAGCAGGTCGCCCGCCGTGGCTTGCGGGAACGCCCACAGGACGAGATTACCGGCGTACTCCGCCGGCACGCCGAGGCGGTCGCGGCCGTCCACCGACAGCCGGATCGTAGATGTCTCGTTGTGGCCAAGGCCCCGCGCGCGCGTCATGGCGCGCCACAGGTGGGCGAGGATTGTCTCGAACCGGCTGAACGGGCGGTCAAGGCCTTCCGACGCTCTGGCACGGAGAAGTGTTATCCAGTCCTTGGTGAAATGCGTCTTGTGGATGACGATGCTGTTCTTCTTGACGTCGTCGACGGCCTCGCTGCCGATGTTGGTGAGCAACGGTGGCAGGTAATACTCCCGATTGCGGTGGTCGAACTCGACGCGGGACACGGATCGGGGCATGAAGAGCTCGTCGTGGTTGTACACGGGGGGGAGGCCCATGGCTAGTCCCCTGGTGGCGCGCCCCCAGGCGACGAGGAAGTTGCTGGTGCCACGGCCGTCGGTGACGGCGTGGTTGGCCGTGAACCCGACGGCGAGGGAGCCGCAGCGGAACCGTGTGAGCTGCAGCACCACCACCTCATCCATCGCCTCCTCCAGGTTCGGGTGCAGCCACAGCAGCTCCGGCTTGGGCTTGGGCGGCGCCACGTCGACGAGATCGGCGTCCACGGACGCCTCCACGACGCGCGCGCCGTGGTCGTTGAGCAGCACCGCCGGGCCTCCACCGGGTGCCTCCCCGCGGACGACTAGTTGCCCCGCGAAGACGCGGTACTGGGCGAGCG contains:
- the LOC109748064 gene encoding putrescine hydroxycinnamoyltransferase 3, coding for MDVASALLPVLSSKPDRSRPAMEVQILSSKLVKPAASTDAAAVDEYVPLSTFDRVTYQIQMAIIYVFAPPVPSTAALEKGLAVALAQYRVFAGQLVVRGEAPGGGPAVLLNDHGARVVEASVDADLVDVAPPKPKPELLWLHPNLEEAMDEVVVLQLTRFRCGSLAVGFTANHAVTDGRGTSNFLVAWGRATRGLAMGLPPVYNHDELFMPRSVSRVEFDHRNREYYLPPLLTNIGSEAVDDVKKNSIVIHKTHFTKDWITLLRARASEGLDRPFSRFETILAHLWRAMTRARGLGHNETSTIRLSVDGRDRLGVPAEYAGNLVLWAFPQATAGDLLNRPLKHAAQVIHNEVARVADADYFRSFVDFASSGTVEEEGLAPSAALNLREVLCPDLEVHSWLTFPFYDLDFGTGTPSYVMPSYFPAEGLIFLMPSYIGDGSVDAFVPVFQCNVEAFKQCVYCISMNDME